One part of the Bacillus sp. FJAT-45350 genome encodes these proteins:
- a CDS encoding AI-2E family transporter, with the protein MPQGKYFRFGYAIVLIFVIIYLATLIDFIFTPIVVLVQTLFAPIILAGVLYYLLRPFVNMLATKINRGLSIVILYLGAVALITLFILLIGPELQNQFNSLVKNMPYFVNEIRGFILQIQENEWLARFQETENFSIEEIITTYTSYLNDFVSKLGSNIASFVGFIANIFIILIIIPFVLFYMLKEGEKAPRQVLKLLPSKQQQEGRKILADMDTALSSYIQGQILVSFCVGVLAYIGYLILGLEFSLVLALVAMFTNVIPFVGPWIGTFPAVIVAFFFHSPFMALLVIIVIVVIQQIESNFISPQIMGRKLAIHPLTIILLLLVAGRFAGLLGLILAVPTYAVGKVIVSHTYRLIKLRNKPTED; encoded by the coding sequence ATGCCTCAAGGAAAGTATTTTCGGTTTGGTTATGCGATAGTTTTAATTTTTGTGATTATCTATTTAGCAACTTTAATTGATTTTATCTTTACTCCTATTGTTGTATTAGTTCAAACACTATTTGCACCAATTATTTTAGCAGGGGTTTTATATTATTTATTAAGACCATTTGTTAATATGCTAGCAACAAAAATCAACAGAGGATTATCGATTGTAATCCTTTATCTAGGTGCTGTTGCACTTATAACATTATTTATTTTGTTAATAGGTCCGGAGTTGCAAAATCAGTTTAACAGTTTAGTGAAGAATATGCCATATTTTGTAAATGAAATTAGAGGATTTATATTACAAATTCAAGAGAATGAATGGCTAGCAAGATTCCAGGAGACAGAAAATTTCTCGATTGAAGAAATTATTACTACATACACTAGCTACTTAAATGACTTTGTTTCTAAATTAGGTTCAAATATTGCTTCTTTTGTTGGGTTTATAGCGAATATATTTATTATCCTGATTATCATTCCTTTTGTACTGTTCTATATGCTTAAAGAAGGAGAGAAGGCACCTCGTCAAGTACTAAAGTTACTTCCGAGTAAGCAGCAACAAGAAGGAAGAAAGATTTTAGCAGATATGGATACAGCATTAAGCTCCTATATCCAAGGACAAATTCTTGTCAGCTTTTGTGTGGGAGTTTTAGCGTATATCGGTTATTTGATACTTGGGCTTGAGTTCTCGTTAGTTCTTGCATTAGTTGCGATGTTTACCAATGTAATTCCATTTGTAGGACCTTGGATAGGGACGTTTCCCGCGGTGATTGTAGCTTTTTTCTTCCATTCTCCGTTCATGGCACTTCTTGTTATTATTGTGATTGTTGTTATCCAGCAAATAGAAAGTAATTTTATTTCACCACAAATTATGGGGAGGAAGTTAGCTATTCACCCATTAACAATTATCCTCTTATTATTAGTGGCTGGTCGGTTCGCCGGATTATTGGGACTAATTTTAGCTGTACCAACCTATGCTGTAGGTAAAGTAATAGTTAGTCATACGTATCGACTTATTAAGTTAAGAAATAAACCAACAGAGGATTAG
- a CDS encoding TAXI family TRAP transporter solute-binding subunit, with protein sequence MKKKLSLWFVSIFAAGSVLAACGGGADETPDTGAGEDTDTPEIAEDFRTDLQLGTGSTGGTYYPLGQEMANIMNEHVEFEGFNVSAVSSGASVDNLAQISRGEMQLGMSVHLPALDAYNGEGEFDGLPVENFGFIGHIYPEVMQVLTTEGTGITSISELEGKRVAIGPPGSGTQAAAKLILAAYGIEDGDYQAFEEGFGDAAGRLQDGNLDASFGLLGLPAGSVTELALQRDVVILPVDGEALAYVEENSGYAHLEIPADAYEFLDAPVSTITAYAILVGSTSQISEDLGYEITKGLYENAAQVTHAQGAHMTMDNVLNGSEGLPFHPGAERYFKEIGLID encoded by the coding sequence ATGAAAAAGAAACTTTCTTTATGGTTTGTTTCCATCTTTGCTGCAGGTTCAGTATTAGCAGCATGTGGAGGCGGTGCTGATGAAACACCAGACACAGGAGCTGGAGAAGACACAGATACTCCAGAAATTGCTGAAGACTTCCGTACAGACCTACAATTAGGTACTGGAAGTACAGGTGGTACGTACTACCCATTAGGACAAGAAATGGCAAACATCATGAATGAGCACGTTGAATTCGAAGGGTTTAACGTAAGTGCCGTATCTTCTGGAGCTTCTGTTGACAACCTAGCACAAATTTCACGTGGTGAAATGCAATTAGGTATGTCTGTTCACTTACCAGCTTTAGATGCCTACAATGGTGAAGGAGAATTTGACGGTTTACCAGTTGAGAACTTTGGTTTCATCGGTCATATTTATCCTGAAGTAATGCAAGTTCTTACTACTGAAGGTACAGGAATTACTTCAATTTCTGAACTTGAAGGTAAACGAGTAGCTATTGGACCACCAGGAAGTGGAACTCAAGCTGCTGCTAAACTAATCCTTGCTGCTTATGGTATTGAAGATGGTGACTATCAAGCATTTGAAGAAGGCTTCGGTGATGCTGCTGGTCGTTTACAAGATGGAAACTTAGATGCTAGCTTTGGATTATTAGGTTTACCAGCTGGTAGCGTAACTGAATTAGCGTTACAACGTGATGTTGTAATTCTCCCAGTAGATGGTGAAGCATTAGCTTACGTTGAAGAAAACAGTGGCTATGCTCACTTAGAAATCCCTGCTGATGCGTACGAATTTTTAGATGCACCAGTAAGTACAATCACTGCTTATGCAATCCTTGTTGGTTCAACAAGTCAAATTAGTGAAGACCTAGGTTATGAAATCACTAAAGGTCTATATGAAAATGCAGCACAAGTGACACATGCTCAAGGTGCTCATATGACTATGGACAACGTGTTAAATGGTTCTGAAGGTCTACCGTTCCATCCTGGAGCTGAAAGATACTTTAAAGAAATCGGTTTAATTGACTAA
- a CDS encoding sensor histidine kinase yields MNFGIKTRLLLAFLSIIIMPILTILGLLYIFSTQLEEMEVEQSEKLDLLFQEVKNVIIEEYEHINEQNKFFQEIEPLLLIYDIDITITDESGLLFTSVDYRSNTQIENEFIFDLDQLQAFQFFIEPVEGEVLTVDLKANSFEVEPFTSIKQILLNIFLAIGGGFVVLVGLIVGWTWYISRTILQPLKQIYQATEEMRDGNLDYKIDYNKKDEIGRFINGFNLMREKQKLYEKNRKELIASISHDLRTPLASIKGYVEGLQDGVVKSKEMEQKYLRVIKTKTEQLDYLIEDLFDFSKLDLEQLPMEKVTVGSHDFFTEVIYNGKMDAAQQGVKLDVKGEIPNVSIDLDPFRIEQVLMNLLENGVRYGGTMIDVGFSVNKEVQELQVVISDNGRGISKKEIPMVFNRFYRGEKSRSREHGGTGLGLAISKLIIEAHEGRIWVESEEGEGCQISFTLPI; encoded by the coding sequence ATGAATTTTGGCATTAAGACAAGGCTTCTCCTAGCATTTCTTTCGATTATTATCATGCCTATATTAACAATACTCGGCTTATTATATATTTTTTCTACACAGCTTGAAGAAATGGAAGTGGAGCAAAGCGAAAAGCTAGACCTCCTTTTTCAGGAAGTAAAGAATGTAATAATTGAAGAGTATGAGCATATTAACGAACAGAATAAATTTTTTCAAGAAATAGAGCCGTTGCTACTCATATATGATATTGATATTACGATTACAGATGAGTCAGGATTACTTTTTACTTCGGTTGACTACCGAAGTAATACACAGATTGAGAACGAATTTATATTTGACCTTGACCAGCTACAAGCATTTCAATTCTTTATCGAGCCAGTTGAAGGAGAAGTCCTGACTGTCGATCTGAAGGCTAACTCATTTGAAGTAGAACCGTTTACAAGTATTAAACAAATCTTATTGAATATTTTTCTTGCAATAGGTGGGGGATTTGTTGTGTTAGTAGGTTTAATAGTAGGTTGGACATGGTATATTTCTCGAACAATTTTACAGCCCCTTAAACAAATTTATCAAGCAACAGAAGAAATGAGAGATGGAAATTTAGATTATAAAATTGACTATAATAAAAAGGATGAAATCGGACGTTTTATTAATGGATTTAATTTAATGAGAGAGAAACAAAAGCTCTATGAAAAAAATAGAAAAGAATTAATTGCAAGCATTTCTCATGATTTACGTACCCCTTTGGCTTCAATTAAAGGCTATGTAGAAGGGTTACAGGATGGTGTCGTTAAAAGTAAAGAGATGGAACAAAAGTATTTACGAGTGATAAAAACAAAAACTGAACAACTAGATTATTTAATAGAAGATTTATTTGATTTTTCTAAGTTAGATTTAGAACAGCTGCCGATGGAAAAAGTGACTGTAGGTAGTCATGATTTTTTCACAGAAGTTATATATAACGGTAAGATGGATGCAGCACAGCAAGGTGTGAAATTAGATGTGAAGGGTGAAATTCCAAATGTATCGATTGATTTAGACCCTTTTCGGATAGAGCAAGTCCTAATGAACTTATTAGAAAATGGTGTACGATACGGCGGTACAATGATTGATGTAGGTTTTTCAGTAAACAAGGAAGTACAAGAGCTGCAAGTTGTAATTTCTGATAATGGAAGAGGGATTTCAAAGAAGGAGATTCCTATGGTATTTAACCGTTTTTATCGTGGTGAGAAATCTCGTTCACGAGAGCATGGTGGTACAGGTTTAGGATTAGCGATTTCAAAACTAATCATTGAGGCCCATGAAGGTCGCATTTGGGTCGAAAGTGAGGAAGGGGAAGGATGTCAGATAAGTTTTACTCTCCCAATATAG
- a CDS encoding DUF3941 domain-containing protein, translating into MPHTQDDDKKKRDNNAKLQQKNELREKNRQRGERQYSKKTDHL; encoded by the coding sequence ATGCCACATACTCAAGATGATGACAAAAAGAAAAGAGACAATAATGCAAAACTACAACAAAAAAATGAATTACGTGAAAAGAATCGTCAGCGAGGCGAACGACAGTACTCTAAGAAAACGGACCACTTGTAG
- a CDS encoding response regulator transcription factor: protein MSDTILIIEDEREIGELVRDYLEVEGYHVILAFDGTEGLELFKREEPTLVVLDIMLPKTDGLEVCRTIRSNSTVPVILMSAKKSETDKIIGLGIGADDYITKPFSPGELVARIKAQLRRYKHFSSTVEKKTLLTSGELQIDEQGFTVSIGENNIELSAKEFQILLFLMKNKGQVFTKEQLFEKVWGYDSYGDMNAVTVYIRKIREKIEKVPSKPTYIKTVWGVGYKFEGESL from the coding sequence GTGAGTGATACAATTTTAATTATTGAAGATGAACGTGAGATTGGTGAGTTAGTTCGGGACTATCTTGAGGTGGAGGGATATCATGTTATTCTTGCATTTGATGGCACAGAAGGGCTCGAGTTATTTAAGAGAGAAGAGCCTACATTAGTTGTTTTAGATATTATGCTTCCGAAAACTGATGGTTTAGAAGTTTGTCGTACGATTCGTTCTAACTCAACAGTTCCGGTTATCTTAATGAGTGCAAAAAAAAGTGAAACAGATAAAATTATCGGTCTAGGAATCGGTGCAGATGATTATATTACAAAACCCTTTAGTCCGGGAGAACTTGTTGCGAGAATCAAAGCTCAGCTTCGTCGGTATAAACACTTTTCTTCAACGGTTGAAAAGAAGACACTGCTAACAAGTGGTGAGCTACAAATAGATGAGCAAGGGTTTACAGTTTCAATAGGGGAAAACAATATTGAGTTATCAGCAAAAGAATTTCAAATACTTTTGTTCTTAATGAAAAATAAAGGCCAAGTGTTTACAAAGGAGCAATTATTCGAGAAGGTATGGGGGTACGATTCTTACGGGGATATGAATGCAGTTACTGTGTACATTCGCAAAATCCGTGAAAAAATTGAGAAAGTCCCTTCTAAACCAACTTACATAAAAACAGTATGGGGTGTTGGTTATAAGTTTGAGGGTGAAAGTCTATGA
- a CDS encoding ABC transporter ATP-binding protein, with the protein MEDKPVAQLISLTKKIGNTTIIDDVTLDIYPGEVFGFLGPNGAGKTTTIRMLVGLMKMSAGEVLINGYSIKNDFEKAIAHVGGIIENPEMYKFLSGYDNLIHYARMLPKKVSKKRIDDIVRLVGLEGRINEKVGKYSLGMRQRLGLAQALLHSPSLLILDEPTNGLDPAGIREIRNYIRKIAHEEQLAVFVSSHMLSEMQLMCDRIGIIQKGKLISVETVENFVDVKKDVKTSFDIDRLDEALQFVQDKFPATKPIINKGLLQIQIVRDQIPSMTESLIQVGFKIYGISSDKKTLEDKFLEITEE; encoded by the coding sequence ATGGAAGATAAACCGGTTGCTCAGCTTATTAGTTTGACTAAGAAAATCGGGAATACAACGATTATTGATGATGTTACATTAGATATATACCCTGGTGAGGTGTTTGGATTTTTGGGACCAAATGGTGCTGGGAAAACGACAACGATTCGAATGCTAGTTGGACTTATGAAAATGTCTGCAGGAGAAGTACTTATAAATGGATACAGTATAAAAAATGACTTTGAAAAGGCAATAGCTCATGTAGGTGGGATAATTGAGAACCCTGAGATGTATAAATTTTTATCTGGTTATGATAATTTAATACACTATGCAAGGATGCTTCCGAAAAAGGTTAGTAAAAAGAGAATAGATGACATTGTAAGACTTGTTGGGTTAGAGGGTAGGATTAATGAAAAAGTTGGGAAATACTCTTTAGGGATGCGACAGCGATTAGGATTAGCACAAGCCCTTCTCCATTCTCCATCATTATTAATATTAGATGAACCTACCAATGGATTAGATCCTGCGGGAATTAGAGAAATTAGAAACTACATTCGTAAGATTGCTCATGAGGAACAATTAGCTGTATTTGTTTCAAGTCATATGTTATCAGAGATGCAGTTAATGTGTGATCGTATTGGAATTATACAAAAAGGAAAATTAATTAGCGTTGAAACTGTTGAGAATTTTGTAGATGTGAAGAAGGATGTTAAAACAAGCTTTGATATTGATAGACTTGATGAAGCTTTACAGTTTGTTCAAGATAAGTTTCCAGCGACGAAGCCTATTATTAATAAAGGGTTATTACAAATTCAAATAGTACGGGATCAAATTCCATCAATGACAGAATCACTTATACAGGTTGGATTCAAAATTTATGGTATTTCTTCAGATAAGAAAACACTAGAGGATAAATTCTTAGAAATAACGGAGGAATAA
- a CDS encoding rhodanese-like domain-containing protein, which yields MAYELDGIMQIEYDELQKLVDRKSELAPIIIDVRELEEYNEGHIPTVPLLPMHSIPPVIEHLDKDKEYIFVCRSGSRSQHVALYLKQNGFDKVNNYAGGMLGWEGPIATGEENVVKEISDLYK from the coding sequence ATGGCTTACGAGTTAGATGGAATTATGCAAATTGAGTACGATGAGCTTCAAAAGCTTGTTGACAGAAAATCTGAACTTGCACCAATCATTATTGATGTAAGGGAATTAGAAGAATACAATGAAGGACACATTCCTACAGTTCCGCTATTACCGATGCACAGTATTCCACCAGTAATTGAACACCTAGATAAAGATAAAGAATATATCTTTGTTTGTAGAAGTGGAAGCAGAAGTCAGCACGTGGCATTATACCTTAAACAAAATGGCTTTGATAAAGTGAACAATTATGCTGGAGGAATGCTCGGTTGGGAAGGACCAATTGCTACTGGGGAAGAAAATGTTGTCAAAGAAATTAGTGATCTTTATAAATAA
- a CDS encoding YitT family protein: MEIIKKLSVITLGAVLLAVALNIFLIPANVFASGFTGVAQLLATAIPLSTGIILLLLNIPVAILGWMKIGKEFTVYSFINVGLTTFFLEVIPLEGISQDLLLNAVFGGVILAVGAGITLKVGASTGGLDIIALILSRNSDRSIGMYFFILNALIVGTSGLLFDWERALYTMVTLYVSSRVIDAIYTRHVKLTAMIVTKNPDELREAIHARLERGITRLPAKGGYTEEDKEMLLIVLTRYELYDLQQVIQQVDPTAFTNIVETAGIFGLFRKGD, encoded by the coding sequence ATGGAGATTATAAAAAAGCTCTCTGTTATTACATTAGGGGCTGTATTATTAGCTGTAGCTTTAAATATTTTCTTAATACCAGCTAATGTGTTTGCTAGTGGTTTTACCGGGGTTGCGCAACTACTCGCAACTGCCATTCCATTATCAACTGGTATTATACTTTTGCTACTAAATATACCTGTTGCTATTTTAGGATGGATGAAGATTGGCAAGGAGTTTACGGTCTATAGTTTTATTAATGTTGGTTTAACAACATTCTTCCTTGAAGTAATTCCATTAGAAGGAATTTCACAGGATTTATTATTAAATGCTGTTTTTGGAGGGGTTATCCTAGCAGTTGGTGCGGGCATAACACTGAAAGTTGGTGCCTCTACTGGTGGGTTAGATATTATCGCATTAATCTTATCTAGAAATTCAGATCGTTCAATTGGAATGTATTTCTTTATACTTAATGCTTTAATTGTTGGAACATCTGGACTGTTGTTTGATTGGGAACGTGCATTATATACAATGGTTACTTTATATGTTTCCTCGAGGGTGATAGATGCAATTTACACTCGTCATGTAAAATTAACGGCCATGATTGTTACAAAAAATCCTGATGAATTACGGGAAGCGATTCATGCACGGTTAGAAAGAGGAATTACTCGTCTTCCAGCAAAGGGAGGATATACAGAAGAAGATAAAGAGATGTTGTTGATTGTGCTAACTCGTTATGAGCTTTACGATTTACAGCAAGTCATACAACAAGTAGATCCTACAGCTTTTACAAATATTGTAGAAACGGCCGGTATCTTCGGGTTATTCCGAAAAGGGGACTAA
- a CDS encoding GerMN domain-containing protein, producing MNKIWKALLLSMFTVIILSACGQGGETVDSSDASNGIDVDQNEELLEEVETDISGEASDNREAADNSEAQENVTQEEVTQEEVDTHPVELYFSDNQVENIYRIETTIEGTDEDLFKKTLETWVEGPQHEELSSLITDNVKVQSVEEVEGVAYVSFSKEFLDAPVGSGAEEMLLQQIALMMKQFGFSETQILIDGEIKDQLFGHIDTSEPILATEPSNYEKLD from the coding sequence ATGAACAAGATTTGGAAAGCGTTACTTTTATCAATGTTCACAGTCATCATCCTTTCAGCTTGTGGACAAGGTGGGGAAACAGTTGACTCTTCTGATGCATCTAATGGTATAGATGTTGATCAGAATGAAGAATTACTAGAAGAAGTAGAAACTGATATTTCTGGAGAAGCTTCTGATAACCGTGAAGCAGCAGATAACAGTGAAGCACAAGAAAATGTAACACAAGAAGAAGTAACACAAGAAGAAGTAGATACGCATCCTGTAGAACTTTACTTCTCTGATAATCAAGTAGAAAATATTTATCGTATCGAAACAACTATAGAAGGAACTGACGAAGACTTATTCAAGAAGACATTAGAAACATGGGTGGAAGGGCCACAGCATGAAGAACTCTCTTCTCTCATAACGGATAATGTCAAAGTTCAATCTGTTGAAGAGGTTGAAGGGGTTGCTTACGTATCATTCTCTAAAGAGTTTCTTGACGCACCAGTTGGTTCAGGTGCTGAAGAGATGCTATTGCAACAAATTGCTTTAATGATGAAGCAATTTGGTTTTAGTGAAACACAAATTTTAATTGACGGTGAGATTAAAGACCAGCTATTCGGTCATATTGATACGTCGGAACCAATACTAGCAACCGAACCTAGCAATTATGAAAAGCTAGATTAA
- a CDS encoding BsuPI-related putative proteinase inhibitor: MKKWALIFSVLALSACGVENEEIEPGDDQIVILEQLTTSLHVIEDESHLVAEIAIKNVGPENVEVTFPSGQMIEIIVENEQGDIVYQYSDNKMFTQAVMMNSIPTNEELSWTESIEVENPKGIYTVTGEVLVTEVNGENVLVGEFRDMQEITID, encoded by the coding sequence ATGAAAAAATGGGCGCTTATTTTTTCGGTATTAGCATTATCTGCTTGTGGTGTGGAAAATGAAGAAATAGAACCAGGGGATGATCAGATAGTGATATTGGAACAATTAACAACTAGTCTTCATGTTATAGAGGATGAGAGTCATCTTGTTGCTGAGATAGCTATAAAAAATGTAGGACCTGAAAACGTAGAAGTGACATTTCCATCTGGTCAAATGATTGAGATCATTGTTGAAAATGAGCAAGGAGATATTGTTTATCAGTACAGCGATAATAAGATGTTTACCCAAGCAGTAATGATGAATAGTATCCCAACAAATGAAGAGCTTAGCTGGACAGAAAGTATAGAAGTTGAAAATCCAAAAGGGATTTACACCGTAACAGGAGAAGTACTTGTAACAGAGGTAAATGGGGAAAATGTACTTGTTGGGGAATTTAGAGATATGCAAGAGATCACGATTGATTAA
- a CDS encoding ABC transporter permease encodes MGLLRLIQNENMKIYKRTGTWVMIGMLVLAILVVAIFTNVFMTTSENWKEQLVIENQHLMESVSGMPMLEVANRHVEQRMAINNYRIENDIPPIESTTLWGFMIDSTTFTGFVSLFTIVIAAGIVASEFSWGTIKLLLIRPVSRGKILLSKFLATLLFALILLLLLFFSSFVLGAIFFGLGGAELPYLAYMNGDVVEKNMLSHIFSLFAFRSIDLIMMTTVAFMISTVFRSSSLAIGISIFLMFTGPQMVQLFSQYDWVKYILFANTDLLQYVNGTPLVEGMTMTFSIVMLLIYFLALVILSWVIFEKRDVAV; translated from the coding sequence ATGGGACTACTACGTTTAATTCAAAATGAAAATATGAAGATTTATAAGCGTACGGGAACGTGGGTAATGATAGGAATGCTTGTATTAGCTATTCTTGTTGTAGCTATCTTTACAAATGTGTTTATGACAACAAGTGAAAATTGGAAAGAACAGCTAGTAATTGAAAACCAACATTTAATGGAAAGTGTATCTGGAATGCCTATGTTGGAAGTAGCAAACAGGCATGTTGAACAACGTATGGCAATAAATAATTACCGGATAGAAAATGATATTCCACCTATTGAATCGACAACTTTGTGGGGATTTATGATTGATTCAACAACATTTACAGGCTTCGTTTCATTGTTTACGATTGTTATTGCTGCTGGGATAGTTGCAAGTGAATTTTCGTGGGGGACGATTAAGTTATTACTTATTAGGCCAGTGAGTAGAGGAAAAATATTATTATCGAAGTTCCTAGCAACCTTGTTATTTGCATTAATTTTACTACTATTATTATTTTTCTCTTCTTTTGTATTAGGAGCAATTTTCTTTGGCTTAGGCGGGGCAGAGTTACCTTACTTAGCATACATGAATGGTGATGTTGTTGAAAAAAATATGTTATCACATATTTTTAGCTTGTTTGCATTTCGTAGCATTGACCTTATCATGATGACAACAGTTGCTTTTATGATTTCAACAGTTTTCCGAAGTAGTTCCTTAGCTATTGGTATTTCAATCTTTCTTATGTTTACAGGACCACAAATGGTTCAATTATTTAGTCAATATGATTGGGTAAAATATATATTATTTGCAAATACAGATTTACTTCAGTATGTTAATGGTACACCGTTAGTTGAAGGTATGACTATGACATTTTCTATTGTCATGCTGCTTATTTATTTCCTAGCCCTTGTAATACTATCTTGGGTCATTTTTGAAAAAAGAGATGTGGCAGTTTGA